Proteins from one Ornithobacterium rhinotracheale genomic window:
- a CDS encoding helix-turn-helix domain-containing protein, whose translation MILRLQEILEEKNITSKDLSEMADLSQVSISNILNGKSSPKIDTINKIATVLKVPITALFVEKTSKIQLIIDDNLHTFYSLEELKEFIQKKTDE comes from the coding sequence ATGATTTTAAGACTTCAAGAAATATTAGAAGAAAAAAATATTACTTCTAAAGATCTATCAGAAATGGCAGATTTGTCTCAAGTATCAATAAGTAATATCCTTAATGGGAAAAGCTCTCCCAAAATAGATACTATAAACAAGATAGCTACAGTTCTAAAAGTTCCTATTACTGCTCTATTTGTAGAAAAAACTTCCAAAATTCAATTAATTATAGATGATAATTTACACACATTTTATAGCCTTGAAGAATTGAAAGAATTTATACAAAAAAAAACCGATGAGTAA
- a CDS encoding type II toxin-antitoxin system HicB family antitoxin, with product MKKIKAFVEIGKDGTYGVYVDLKDNTLNYGVIGDGKTAKEAIEDFKICYEEMKNLYEEEGKKFVEADFEFHYDVASFLSYYNQFLSLVGLSKLTGINKAQLSHYIQGFRNPSVQTAKKIQLALNNFADELKSIQFT from the coding sequence ATGAAGAAAATTAAAGCATTTGTGGAAATCGGAAAAGATGGAACCTACGGCGTTTATGTGGATTTGAAAGACAACACTTTGAACTATGGCGTAATCGGTGACGGAAAAACGGCAAAAGAAGCGATAGAGGATTTTAAAATTTGCTATGAGGAGATGAAAAATTTATATGAAGAAGAAGGTAAAAAATTTGTAGAGGCTGATTTTGAGTTTCATTATGATGTGGCTTCTTTTTTATCCTATTACAATCAGTTTTTATCCTTGGTGGGGCTCAGTAAATTAACGGGTATTAATAAAGCTCAGCTAAGCCACTATATACAAGGTTTTAGAAATCCTAGTGTGCAAACTGCCAAAAAAATTCAATTGGCATTGAATAATTTTGCTGATGAATTGAAAAGCATTCAGTTTACTTGA
- a CDS encoding phage tail tape measure protein: MAQQVVLRINGKPVFNTFKDLSTATRKLEGELRKLTPGTEAFIKKAEEVKNARAHFEKVKSEINAVRQATEKGTDVISRLTRGFLNFGEVTRNVLSGLSISGLVGWIKGNIGATLSGLLDLADQMSAVEKTTGLAKKQVQELWDSFDAIDTRTSKMELMKIAELAGRLGIQGKQEVAQFTQEIDKAYVALGDSFSGGLEAVATKLGKLKNLYDDTKEKSYAEAINQVGSALNELGANGTASEENISDFALRVGQLPDSLKPSVSSVLGLGAAFEESGVDAQIAASGYSRFITTAAENIDLFAHSMHMSVEEAQSLINTKPEEFFLRFAEGMKGLEGTEAAAVLESLKLNSLEVQKAVGSASGSVDRFRESMELSAKSMTEATSLQEEFNKVNNNAAATWQKIKNAFSEFFSSGKIFNYFEGIIQLIGAFVGVTDDAEKKGENLRNALSLLVKTIKIAIVAWGSYNIATKASILLSKLSIQTTKAETKALSEQNTIVKILKASSLLLIAVKAKLTGNIKKATVAMRAFNMVTKANPLGLLISLVTTAATAFLLFKNSADEAAEKQKKLNAEQEVAAEYNKEVTKSTAELKNQIDPLIALLNDENISLELRRKAYEKLIEIAPEFTGTVDDEFRATSDLIGVYDDLIDKLDQVARAKAMQKVKERRAEELAELQAQEFEQAQRAKAEEIENQKKEEKNRKAIAEYKKNQELLSKNGGYDKFDFGGPNPLKTEDLKFDEQNKLKKIQDQVKTSAQSDEAFKQYWEGQLIQKKKELELLKKNGAAQKEIRKKESEIAMLAGLSPQSNSVKVKANQAVTPTPKPKPNRVGKDRAAEKLANEIKREGDAALKAEEQALKNLQKAKDEAWDLELATTKDSLEKELKLLEEQKNRKLRQIKDEANEIAAKKREYEEKIANLNEKKEKATPEQIAQINQSVKHYQTAIQQLEKITDTHADREGSITKDTEAKKLKIKEEYLTKSIEKEKKSFEDKQKDAYLAFEKELQSLDLTEKQKAKKRREFNQKQLEEQTEFLNQLTEKLKEGLQTGDWKGLLPEDLILSEEAKNDLINRLRELGLEANEVALIMAKMKGEDENFQGVGFIQNADVLGMNAESWEQMFQNLDSWKGKLEMMVGVTQAMQQTWAKFHDFQMKKEQEALRKFEANANRKKDALKKQLDEGYINQKEYDAKVKAIEESVNKRRAEMEYKQAKYEKQNAIITSIINTALGVTSALGSKPWTPANFALAAVVGALGAAQTAMIASQPLPPKQGYAKGGATIGLGFKDETGHEVAGVVHADEYVIPAWLRKQPEVAKVEQWLEAKRTGKDKPYAEGGAVQKTNAVEFGTENLKQNEFYQLLLGALIRNSEVLEDIEKNGVKSYIVADEKAAKIMMEAQKRYLSMKNKNIQ; the protein is encoded by the coding sequence ATGGCACAGCAAGTAGTATTACGCATTAACGGCAAACCCGTATTTAATACCTTTAAAGATTTAAGCACAGCCACCCGTAAATTGGAGGGAGAGCTTAGAAAACTCACACCTGGCACCGAAGCGTTTATTAAAAAAGCAGAAGAAGTAAAAAACGCCCGTGCACATTTTGAAAAAGTGAAATCCGAAATCAATGCCGTACGCCAAGCCACAGAAAAAGGAACTGATGTAATAAGTAGACTTACGAGAGGATTTTTAAACTTTGGAGAAGTAACTCGAAATGTATTGTCTGGATTATCAATTTCTGGTTTAGTAGGATGGATAAAGGGGAATATAGGTGCCACATTAAGTGGCTTATTAGACTTGGCCGACCAAATGTCAGCCGTGGAAAAAACCACGGGGCTTGCCAAAAAGCAAGTGCAAGAACTATGGGACAGCTTTGATGCCATAGATACCCGAACAAGCAAAATGGAGCTGATGAAAATCGCTGAGCTTGCGGGGCGTTTAGGGATTCAAGGAAAACAAGAGGTGGCACAATTCACCCAAGAGATAGACAAAGCCTATGTAGCATTAGGCGATAGTTTTTCGGGAGGATTAGAAGCCGTAGCCACCAAACTCGGAAAGCTCAAAAATCTATACGATGACACGAAAGAAAAAAGCTATGCCGAAGCCATCAATCAAGTAGGTTCCGCTTTGAATGAACTCGGAGCAAATGGGACAGCCTCGGAGGAAAATATCTCAGATTTTGCCCTGCGTGTGGGGCAATTACCTGATTCCTTAAAACCAAGTGTTTCCTCCGTATTAGGATTAGGTGCCGCCTTTGAAGAAAGCGGTGTCGATGCACAAATTGCTGCAAGTGGATACTCCAGATTTATTACAACAGCCGCCGAGAACATTGATTTATTTGCCCACTCCATGCATATGAGCGTGGAAGAAGCGCAATCCTTAATTAACACAAAACCAGAGGAATTCTTTTTGCGTTTTGCTGAAGGCATGAAGGGGCTAGAAGGAACCGAGGCTGCCGCCGTATTGGAATCTCTCAAGCTAAACTCTTTAGAAGTTCAAAAGGCAGTAGGTTCTGCTTCTGGAAGTGTGGATAGGTTCAGAGAAAGCATGGAATTATCAGCCAAATCCATGACGGAAGCTACCTCGCTACAAGAAGAGTTTAATAAAGTAAACAATAATGCTGCCGCTACTTGGCAAAAAATAAAAAATGCTTTTTCAGAATTTTTCAGCAGTGGCAAAATCTTTAATTATTTTGAGGGGATTATTCAGCTAATAGGAGCTTTTGTAGGAGTAACCGACGATGCTGAAAAGAAAGGTGAGAATCTTAGAAACGCTCTATCTTTATTAGTAAAAACAATTAAAATAGCAATAGTTGCTTGGGGCAGTTATAATATTGCGACAAAAGCAAGTATTCTGCTAAGCAAGTTAAGTATTCAAACCACAAAAGCTGAGACCAAAGCTCTCAGCGAACAAAATACTATTGTAAAAATATTAAAAGCATCAAGTTTACTATTAATTGCCGTAAAAGCTAAGCTCACAGGGAATATAAAAAAAGCAACTGTAGCAATGCGAGCCTTTAATATGGTTACAAAGGCAAATCCTTTAGGCTTATTAATTAGTTTGGTAACAACAGCGGCCACAGCATTTTTATTATTCAAAAATAGTGCAGATGAAGCCGCAGAAAAACAAAAAAAATTGAATGCAGAACAAGAAGTTGCTGCTGAGTATAACAAGGAGGTAACTAAATCAACGGCGGAATTAAAGAATCAAATAGACCCACTCATTGCTCTACTCAATGATGAAAACATAAGTTTGGAGCTGCGTAGAAAAGCCTATGAAAAGTTGATAGAAATTGCACCTGAATTTACTGGCACGGTGGACGATGAATTTAGAGCTACGAGCGATTTGATTGGAGTTTATGATGATTTAATCGACAAATTAGACCAAGTGGCAAGGGCAAAGGCTATGCAAAAGGTAAAAGAAAGAAGAGCCGAAGAATTAGCAGAATTGCAAGCGCAAGAATTTGAACAAGCTCAGCGAGCCAAAGCGGAAGAAATAGAAAATCAAAAAAAAGAAGAGAAAAATAGAAAGGCTATAGCAGAATATAAAAAAAATCAAGAATTGTTAAGTAAAAATGGAGGTTACGATAAATTTGATTTTGGCGGGCCCAATCCATTAAAAACAGAAGATTTAAAATTTGATGAACAAAATAAATTAAAGAAAATTCAAGATCAAGTTAAAACATCAGCGCAATCAGATGAAGCTTTTAAACAATATTGGGAAGGTCAATTAATACAGAAGAAAAAGGAATTGGAGCTTTTGAAAAAAAATGGCGCTGCACAAAAAGAAATAAGAAAAAAAGAATCTGAAATTGCTATGTTGGCTGGATTATCTCCGCAGTCAAATTCAGTAAAAGTCAAGGCAAATCAAGCCGTAACCCCTACTCCAAAACCCAAGCCAAACCGAGTAGGTAAAGATAGAGCAGCCGAAAAGCTAGCCAATGAAATCAAAAGAGAGGGAGACGCTGCACTAAAAGCAGAAGAGCAAGCCCTCAAAAACCTACAAAAAGCCAAAGACGAGGCTTGGGATTTAGAGCTTGCAACTACTAAAGATAGTTTAGAAAAAGAATTAAAGCTCCTTGAAGAGCAAAAAAATAGAAAATTACGCCAAATCAAAGACGAGGCCAATGAAATAGCTGCGAAGAAAAGGGAGTACGAAGAAAAAATAGCTAATCTCAACGAGAAAAAGGAAAAAGCTACGCCCGAACAGATTGCTCAAATCAACCAAAGCGTTAAACACTACCAAACAGCGATTCAACAACTTGAAAAAATAACAGATACGCATGCTGATAGGGAGGGAAGTATTACTAAAGATACAGAGGCTAAAAAATTAAAAATTAAGGAGGAATACCTAACGAAGTCCATAGAAAAGGAAAAAAAATCGTTTGAAGACAAACAGAAAGATGCCTATTTAGCCTTTGAAAAAGAGTTGCAAAGCCTTGATTTAACCGAAAAACAAAAAGCTAAAAAAAGAAGAGAATTTAATCAAAAGCAATTAGAGGAACAAACTGAATTTTTAAACCAACTAACCGAAAAACTAAAAGAAGGATTGCAAACTGGCGACTGGAAAGGACTATTACCTGAGGATTTAATCCTAAGCGAAGAAGCCAAAAACGACTTAATCAATAGGTTACGGGAATTAGGTTTAGAAGCCAATGAAGTGGCACTAATTATGGCCAAAATGAAAGGAGAAGATGAGAATTTCCAAGGCGTTGGCTTTATTCAAAATGCAGATGTTTTGGGCATGAACGCCGAGAGTTGGGAGCAAATGTTCCAAAACTTAGACTCTTGGAAAGGAAAACTCGAGATGATGGTTGGCGTGACGCAGGCCATGCAACAAACTTGGGCCAAGTTCCACGACTTCCAAATGAAAAAAGAGCAGGAAGCCTTACGAAAATTTGAGGCTAATGCCAATCGAAAAAAAGATGCGTTAAAAAAACAACTCGACGAGGGCTACATCAACCAAAAAGAGTACGACGCCAAGGTTAAAGCCATTGAAGAAAGCGTAAACAAACGCCGCGCTGAGATGGAGTATAAACAGGCCAAATACGAAAAACAAAACGCCATAATTACATCAATTATTAATACAGCGTTGGGTGTAACATCTGCTTTGGGGTCTAAACCATGGACTCCAGCAAATTTTGCTTTGGCCGCAGTCGTTGGAGCCTTAGGTGCAGCACAAACAGCCATGATTGCGAGCCAACCACTTCCTCCTAAACAAGGCTATGCCAAAGGGGGCGCTACCATAGGTTTGGGCTTTAAAGATGAAACTGGACACGAAGTGGCAGGGGTAGTTCACGCCGATGAATATGTAATCCCTGCGTGGCTAAGAAAGCAACCAGAAGTAGCCAAAGTGGAACAATGGCTGGAAGCCAAGAGAACGGGAAAAGATAAACCCTACGCAGAAGGTGGAGCGGTGCAAAAAACCAATGCCGTAGAATTTGGTACCGAGAATTTGAAGCAAAATGAATTCTATCAATTATTACTTGGGGCGTTAATTCGAAACTCTGAAGTTCTCGAGGATATTGAAAAAAATGGTGTAAAATCATACATCGTAGCCGATGAAAAAGCGGCTAAAATAATGATGGAGGCACAAAAAAGATATTTATCAATGAAAAATAAAAACATACAATAA
- a CDS encoding type II toxin-antitoxin system HicA family toxin yields MKYSELEKKLKKNGCYDTGKQINGHPVWFSPITKKKFKMSNHKSQEVKTGTLQSILKSAGVK; encoded by the coding sequence ATGAAATATTCAGAATTAGAGAAGAAATTAAAGAAAAATGGCTGTTATGATACAGGAAAGCAAATTAATGGGCACCCCGTGTGGTTTAGCCCAATAACTAAAAAAAAGTTTAAAATGAGTAATCATAAGAGCCAAGAAGTAAAAACGGGAACTTTACAAAGTATTTTAAAATCAGCGGGGGTGAAATAG